A region of Mesorhizobium sp. AR02 DNA encodes the following proteins:
- a CDS encoding 2-hydroxyacid dehydrogenase — protein MKAVRTDRELECPGIDAGLQARGVELVTLPDGIAEVDLVSAVADADLLLMCYTPITARVIDAASKLKGIVKYGVGIDAIDIQAAMRRGIPVVNVPEYAEETVAEGAFALMIALAKRLPAITAAVSRDGWVWPAQRWLGRDISGATLGLVGCGKIGRSMARMAGQGFRARVLGFDPGVDAATTHATGIEKVDDLQAMLRVCDFVSIHCVLNDKTRGLIGKTELACLKPSAIIVNVSRGALIDEAALVEAVVAGRIGGAGLDVYSVEPLSRSAHPMRALFDRDNVILFPHLTFFTHEAMRRLEDDTLARCFEILDGRPVTIRSHDARLRAQTSGVSFG, from the coding sequence ATGAAGGCCGTCCGCACCGATCGGGAACTCGAGTGTCCAGGCATCGACGCTGGCTTGCAGGCGAGGGGCGTCGAACTGGTGACGCTGCCGGACGGCATTGCCGAGGTCGATCTCGTCAGCGCAGTCGCTGACGCCGATCTTCTGCTGATGTGCTACACGCCAATCACGGCGCGGGTGATCGACGCGGCTTCCAAATTGAAAGGCATCGTCAAATACGGCGTCGGCATCGATGCCATCGACATTCAGGCCGCGATGCGGCGTGGCATCCCTGTCGTCAATGTGCCCGAATACGCCGAGGAAACTGTCGCCGAAGGCGCCTTCGCCCTGATGATCGCGCTCGCCAAACGGCTGCCGGCGATCACGGCGGCGGTGTCGCGCGATGGCTGGGTCTGGCCCGCGCAACGCTGGCTTGGGCGTGACATCTCCGGCGCCACGCTCGGCCTCGTCGGCTGCGGCAAGATCGGCCGCAGCATGGCGCGCATGGCAGGCCAGGGATTTCGTGCCCGGGTTCTAGGCTTCGATCCCGGTGTCGATGCCGCAACCACGCATGCCACCGGCATCGAAAAGGTCGACGACCTGCAAGCCATGCTGCGCGTCTGCGATTTTGTCTCGATCCATTGTGTGTTGAACGACAAGACGCGCGGCCTGATCGGCAAGACGGAACTCGCCTGCCTGAAGCCTTCCGCCATCATCGTCAACGTCTCGCGCGGTGCACTCATCGATGAGGCGGCGCTTGTCGAGGCTGTTGTCGCCGGGCGCATCGGCGGCGCCGGGCTCGACGTCTATTCAGTGGAGCCGCTCTCCAGGTCGGCCCATCCGATGCGTGCGCTCTTCGATCGCGACAACGTGATCCTGTTTCCGCATCTCACCTTCTTCACGCACGAAGCAATGCGCCGGCTCGAAGACGACACGCTCGCGCGCTGCTTCGAGATCCTCGATGGCCGGCCGGTGACCATCCGCTCGCATGATGCGCGTTTGCGGGCGCAGACATCAGGCGTTTCATTCGGCTGA
- a CDS encoding aspartate aminotransferase family protein — MAAISELVHTEGDSNTTAARGRWDAGQDDPRIRGLLDRDAAAFMHQSLSSPCLSTIAKAEGIWIEDTAGRRFMDFHGNSVHHLGYGHPRLVAAIKKQLDDLCFAPRRFTCEPAVELAEKLAALAPGDLGKVLFTTGGSDAIEVALKIARAATGRFKTVSFWDAFHGAGFGAASVGGEATFRSHIAGPMMTGTEHVAPWDGYRCPYGHDSLEASGLACANMIAYVLGREQDVAAVVAEPMRATPNPPPPGFWKRVREACDRHGTLLIFDEIPTGLGKTGKFFAHEHDGVTPDIVVLGKSLGGGILPIAAIIARRDLDVTGGFAIGHYTHEKNPVTTRAALTTIDIIQDEGLVERAAELGRHMLGRMQDLMARSPHVGDVRGRGLMVGVELVEDRATRQPARDLAERVFYACLEQGLSFKVSHGNVLTLSPPLVISKSDLDRALDIVEAAVLAA; from the coding sequence ATGGCCGCGATATCTGAGCTTGTGCATACCGAGGGCGATTCCAACACCACGGCGGCACGTGGCCGCTGGGATGCCGGCCAAGACGATCCCCGCATTCGCGGCCTGCTTGATCGCGACGCCGCCGCGTTCATGCATCAGAGCCTGTCCAGCCCCTGCCTTTCGACAATTGCCAAGGCTGAAGGCATCTGGATCGAGGACACCGCTGGCCGCCGCTTCATGGATTTCCACGGCAACAGCGTGCATCACCTCGGCTATGGCCATCCGCGACTGGTCGCCGCGATCAAGAAGCAGCTCGACGACCTCTGCTTCGCGCCGCGCCGCTTCACCTGCGAGCCGGCCGTTGAACTGGCCGAGAAACTGGCGGCACTCGCACCCGGCGATCTCGGCAAGGTGCTGTTCACCACCGGCGGCTCGGACGCCATCGAGGTCGCCCTGAAGATCGCTCGCGCCGCGACCGGCCGCTTCAAGACGGTGTCGTTCTGGGATGCTTTTCACGGCGCCGGCTTCGGTGCGGCAAGCGTCGGCGGTGAAGCGACCTTCCGTTCGCATATCGCAGGCCCGATGATGACCGGCACCGAGCATGTCGCGCCCTGGGATGGCTATCGCTGTCCCTATGGCCACGATTCGCTGGAAGCATCCGGGCTCGCCTGCGCCAACATGATCGCCTATGTGCTCGGCCGCGAGCAGGATGTGGCGGCGGTCGTCGCCGAGCCGATGCGGGCAACGCCCAACCCGCCGCCGCCCGGCTTCTGGAAACGGGTGCGCGAAGCCTGCGACCGGCATGGCACGCTGCTGATCTTCGACGAGATCCCGACCGGCCTCGGCAAGACCGGCAAATTCTTCGCGCACGAGCATGATGGCGTGACACCAGACATCGTCGTTCTCGGCAAGTCGTTGGGCGGCGGCATCCTGCCGATCGCCGCCATCATCGCCCGCCGCGACCTCGACGTCACCGGCGGCTTTGCCATCGGTCACTACACCCATGAGAAGAACCCGGTGACGACGCGCGCCGCCCTGACCACGATCGACATCATTCAGGACGAAGGGCTGGTCGAGCGCGCGGCCGAACTCGGCCGGCACATGCTCGGACGCATGCAGGACCTGATGGCACGCTCGCCCCATGTCGGCGACGTCAGGGGCAGGGGGCTCATGGTTGGCGTCGAACTGGTCGAGGACCGCGCTACACGTCAGCCCGCGCGCGACCTCGCCGAGCGGGTCTTCTATGCCTGCCTGGAGCAGGGCCTGAGCTTCAAGGTCAGCCACGGTAACGTCCTGACGCTGTCGCCGCCGCTGGTCATTTCGAAGAGTGATCTCGACCGCGCGCTCGACATTGTCGAGGCCGCCGTGCTGGCGGCCTGA
- the phnY gene encoding phosphonoacetaldehyde dehydrogenase — MTQLDPSIKVRHEPMRIAGKKVDADGVVEVRYPWNDTVIGTVPAGRAEHARQAFEIAAGYKSKLTRYERQQILFRTAEALASRREEISDLITLELGISKTDSLYEVGRAYDVFTLSAQMCIQDDGQIFSCDLTPHGKARKIFTTREPLKAISAITPFNHPLNMVSHKVAPAIATNNCVVVKPTELTPMTALLLADILYEAGLPPEMLSVVTGWPADIGNEMITNENIDLITFTGGVPVGKMIARTAGYKRQVLELGGNDPLIILNDLSDEDLAKAADLAVAGATKNSGQRCTAVKRILVQESVADRFVPLVLERAKKIRFGDPMDRSTDLGTVVHEKAAALFEARVHMAAEQGAEILYNPGRQGALLPPIVVDRVPHTSELVMEETFGPIIPIVRAPDDDEALIALSNSTAFGLSSGVCTNSFPRMQKYIAGLQVGTVNIWEVPGYRIEMSPFGGIKDSGNGYKEGVIEAMKSYTNVKTFSLPWS, encoded by the coding sequence ATGACCCAACTCGACCCCTCCATCAAAGTTCGCCACGAGCCGATGCGTATCGCCGGCAAGAAGGTCGATGCCGACGGTGTCGTCGAGGTGCGCTACCCCTGGAACGACACTGTTATCGGCACCGTGCCGGCCGGTCGCGCCGAGCATGCCCGTCAGGCTTTCGAGATCGCCGCCGGCTACAAATCGAAACTGACCCGCTACGAGCGCCAGCAGATCCTGTTCCGTACCGCTGAAGCATTGGCGTCGCGCCGCGAAGAAATATCCGATCTCATCACGCTGGAGCTCGGCATCTCCAAGACCGACTCGCTCTATGAAGTCGGCCGCGCCTATGACGTGTTCACGCTGTCGGCGCAGATGTGCATCCAGGATGACGGACAGATCTTCTCCTGCGATCTCACCCCGCACGGCAAGGCACGCAAGATCTTCACCACCCGCGAGCCGCTGAAGGCGATCTCGGCGATCACCCCGTTCAACCATCCGCTCAACATGGTCTCGCACAAGGTGGCGCCGGCGATCGCCACCAACAATTGCGTGGTGGTCAAGCCGACCGAGCTGACGCCGATGACGGCGCTGCTTTTGGCCGACATTCTCTACGAAGCCGGCCTGCCGCCGGAAATGCTGTCGGTGGTGACCGGCTGGCCGGCCGACATCGGCAACGAGATGATCACCAACGAAAACATCGATCTCATCACCTTCACCGGCGGCGTGCCGGTCGGTAAGATGATCGCCCGCACCGCCGGCTACAAGCGCCAGGTGCTGGAACTCGGCGGCAACGATCCGCTGATCATCCTCAACGATTTGTCGGACGAGGATCTGGCAAAGGCGGCGGACCTGGCGGTGGCCGGAGCGACGAAAAACTCCGGCCAACGCTGCACCGCGGTCAAGCGTATCCTTGTCCAGGAAAGCGTCGCCGATCGCTTTGTGCCGCTGGTGCTGGAGCGGGCGAAGAAGATCCGCTTCGGCGATCCGATGGACCGCTCGACCGACCTCGGTACCGTCGTGCACGAGAAGGCGGCCGCCCTGTTCGAAGCGCGCGTCCATATGGCGGCCGAGCAAGGTGCCGAAATCCTCTACAATCCGGGCCGACAGGGCGCGCTGCTGCCGCCGATCGTCGTCGATCGCGTGCCGCACACCTCCGAACTGGTGATGGAAGAAACCTTCGGGCCGATCATCCCGATCGTACGCGCGCCGGATGATGACGAGGCGCTGATCGCACTGTCCAACTCCACCGCTTTCGGCCTGTCGTCTGGCGTCTGCACCAACTCGTTTCCCCGCATGCAGAAATACATCGCCGGCCTGCAGGTGGGCACGGTCAACATCTGGGAAGTGCCGGGCTACCGCATCGAGATGTCGCCCTTCGGCGGCATCAAGGATTCCGGCAATGGCTACAAGGAAGGCGTCATCGAGGCGATGAAGAGCTACACCAATGTGAAGACATTTTCGCTGCCCTGGTCGTGA
- the phnA gene encoding phosphonoacetate hydrolase has product MNQMSPINVAVNGRTYAWPRVPAIAICLDGCEPAYLDEAIKAGLMPALVRIKQKGTVRFAHSVIPSFTNPNNLSIATGRPPSVHGICGNYLYERETGKEVMMNDPRFLRAPTIFQAFYDAGAKVAVVTAKDKLRALLGKGLAFDEGRALCFSAEKSDTTTKAEHGIDNASKHFGLPVPEVYSAELSEFVFAAGVQLLREFRPDIMYLTTTDYVQHKYAPGVPQANAFYEMFDKYLTELDALGAAIVVTADHGMKPKHKADGSPDVVYVQDLLDEWLGKDAARVILPITDPYVVHHGALGSFATAYLPDGADQAGIMARLAKTDGIMLVVDSPTACERFELPADRIGDIVLISTENKTIGTSEHRHDLAALNEPLRSHGGLTEQEVPFIVNRVLPDLPNEPTLRNFDAFFYATMAAAQA; this is encoded by the coding sequence ATGAACCAGATGTCTCCCATCAATGTCGCCGTCAACGGCCGCACCTACGCCTGGCCGCGCGTGCCGGCGATCGCCATCTGCCTTGACGGCTGCGAGCCGGCCTATCTCGATGAGGCGATCAAGGCTGGGCTGATGCCGGCTTTGGTCAGGATCAAGCAGAAGGGCACGGTGCGTTTTGCGCACTCGGTCATTCCGAGCTTCACCAACCCCAACAATCTGTCGATCGCCACCGGGCGTCCGCCTTCCGTGCACGGCATCTGCGGCAACTATCTCTACGAGCGCGAGACCGGCAAGGAAGTGATGATGAACGACCCGCGCTTCCTGCGCGCGCCGACGATTTTTCAGGCCTTCTACGATGCCGGCGCAAAAGTGGCCGTGGTGACCGCCAAGGACAAATTGCGTGCGTTGCTCGGCAAGGGGCTGGCGTTCGACGAAGGCCGCGCGCTGTGCTTCTCGGCGGAGAAGTCCGACACCACCACCAAGGCTGAACACGGCATCGACAATGCCTCGAAGCACTTTGGGCTGCCGGTGCCGGAGGTCTATTCGGCCGAACTGTCGGAATTCGTCTTTGCCGCAGGTGTCCAGCTGCTCAGGGAATTCCGCCCCGACATCATGTACCTGACGACGACGGACTATGTGCAGCACAAATACGCACCGGGCGTGCCCCAGGCCAACGCCTTCTATGAAATGTTCGACAAGTACCTGACCGAACTCGATGCGCTGGGCGCGGCCATCGTCGTCACCGCCGACCATGGCATGAAGCCCAAGCACAAGGCTGATGGCTCGCCCGACGTCGTCTATGTCCAGGACTTGCTCGACGAATGGCTCGGCAAGGACGCGGCCCGTGTCATCTTGCCGATCACCGATCCCTATGTCGTGCATCATGGTGCGCTTGGCTCGTTTGCCACCGCCTATCTGCCTGATGGCGCCGACCAAGCCGGCATCATGGCGCGGCTGGCCAAGACCGACGGCATCATGTTGGTCGTCGACAGCCCGACCGCTTGCGAGCGCTTCGAACTGCCCGCCGATAGAATCGGCGACATCGTGCTGATCTCGACCGAGAACAAGACGATCGGCACCAGCGAGCATCGGCACGATCTGGCGGCGCTCAACGAGCCGCTGCGCTCGCATGGCGGCCTGACCGAGCAGGAAGTGCCGTTCATCGTCAACCGCGTGCTGCCTGACCTGCCGAACGAGCCGACGCTACGCAATTTCGACGCCTTCTTCTACGCGACGATGGCGGCCGCGCAGGCGTGA
- a CDS encoding 2-aminoethylphosphonate--pyruvate transaminase — protein sequence MLAETKFAAEPLASPALGEPYLLTPGPLTTAYSVKQAMLRDWGSWDGDFRGMTADMRRRLLALTGDTRGEFDCVPMQGSGSFCVEAMLGSFVPRDGKVLVLANGAYGLRAAQTMQYLGRAYTLIDKGDYLPPRGDEVAAALEADPAITHVIAIHCETSSGILNPLAEIAEAAHAKGRKLLVDSMSAFGAVALDVNEIRYEAMVSSANKCIEGVPGFGFIIARKSELEAAKGRSHSLSLDVHAQWAHMNKTGQWRYTPPTHVVAAFLEALRQHEAEGGVAGRGARYTRNRDVMVAGMRDLGFETLLGDRWLSPIIVTFFNPAHANFAFDRFYELMKDKGFIIYPGKLTAVDSFRVGCIGQMDEHVMRRVVEAAAFSLHEMGVDTAAPPAAALAERAKLAA from the coding sequence ATGCTCGCCGAGACGAAATTTGCCGCGGAGCCGCTGGCCAGTCCGGCGCTGGGCGAGCCCTATCTGCTGACGCCGGGACCACTGACCACGGCCTATTCGGTCAAGCAGGCCATGTTGCGCGACTGGGGATCCTGGGATGGCGACTTCCGCGGCATGACCGCCGATATGCGCCGCCGCTTGCTGGCGCTGACCGGTGATACACGCGGCGAATTCGACTGCGTGCCGATGCAAGGCAGCGGCTCCTTTTGCGTCGAGGCGATGCTGGGTTCGTTCGTGCCCAGGGATGGCAAGGTGCTGGTCCTGGCCAACGGCGCCTACGGCCTGCGCGCCGCACAGACCATGCAGTATCTCGGCCGCGCCTATACGCTGATCGACAAGGGCGATTACCTGCCGCCACGCGGCGACGAGGTGGCGGCTGCTCTCGAGGCCGACCCCGCCATCACCCATGTCATCGCCATCCATTGCGAGACCAGCTCCGGCATTCTCAATCCGCTTGCCGAGATCGCCGAGGCCGCCCATGCCAAGGGCCGCAAGCTGCTCGTCGATTCCATGAGCGCCTTCGGCGCCGTCGCGCTTGATGTCAACGAGATCCGCTATGAGGCGATGGTCTCGTCCGCCAACAAATGCATCGAAGGTGTGCCGGGCTTCGGCTTCATCATCGCCCGCAAGAGCGAGTTGGAGGCCGCCAAGGGCCGCAGCCATTCGCTGTCGCTCGATGTCCATGCGCAATGGGCGCACATGAACAAGACCGGTCAGTGGCGCTACACGCCGCCGACACATGTCGTTGCTGCCTTCCTTGAAGCGTTGCGCCAGCATGAGGCCGAAGGCGGTGTCGCCGGCCGCGGCGCCCGCTACACCAGGAACCGCGACGTGATGGTGGCTGGCATGCGCGACCTCGGCTTCGAGACCTTGCTTGGGGATCGCTGGCTGTCGCCGATCATCGTCACCTTCTTCAACCCGGCCCACGCCAACTTCGCCTTCGACCGCTTCTACGAGCTGATGAAGGACAAGGGCTTCATCATCTATCCCGGCAAGCTGACCGCCGTGGACTCCTTCCGTGTCGGCTGCATCGGCCAGATGGATGAACATGTCATGCGCCGCGTCGTCGAGGCGGCGGCTTTCTCGCTTCATGAAATGGGCGTCGACACCGCCGCTCCACCCGCAGCCGCACTCGCCGAGCGTGCCAAACTCGCCGCCTGA
- a CDS encoding LysR substrate-binding domain-containing protein, producing MRYVQLRAFHQVAISGGFSRAAEALFLTQPAISDQVRKLEEEYDVLLFNRNKKQVTLTHSGQKLLEITHRMFDTEQQALELLTESRALRSGTLRIVADAAHHLLHILGSFRARYPGVQVSVRAGNTETVISSLYSYDADIGVLGEVPTGRDFEVLKLNSTPIIAFASIDHPLSGKKSLTLKQLAQESLVMRERGSKTRQKLEDLAAASKIELRPVIEAEGREAVREIVASGAGIGFVSAAEFGQDSRLVPITIDAPETLMDEALICLRERSGGKLVRAFLDMARSMSAD from the coding sequence ATGCGCTACGTTCAGCTGCGGGCCTTTCATCAGGTGGCCATCTCAGGCGGTTTTTCGCGGGCGGCGGAAGCACTGTTCCTGACCCAGCCGGCGATATCGGACCAGGTGCGCAAGCTCGAAGAAGAGTATGATGTGCTGCTGTTCAACCGCAACAAGAAGCAGGTCACACTGACCCATTCAGGCCAGAAGCTGCTCGAAATAACCCACCGCATGTTCGATACCGAGCAGCAGGCGCTTGAGCTTTTGACGGAGTCGCGCGCACTGCGTTCCGGCACGCTGCGCATCGTCGCCGATGCCGCGCACCATCTGCTGCACATCCTCGGCAGCTTCCGGGCTCGCTACCCCGGCGTGCAGGTGTCGGTGCGCGCCGGCAACACCGAGACAGTGATCAGCAGCCTCTACAGCTACGATGCCGATATCGGCGTGCTGGGCGAGGTGCCGACCGGGCGCGACTTCGAAGTGCTGAAACTGAACTCGACGCCGATCATCGCCTTTGCCTCCATCGATCATCCGCTGTCAGGCAAGAAATCGCTGACGCTCAAGCAGCTCGCGCAGGAATCGCTTGTCATGCGTGAGCGCGGATCGAAGACGCGCCAGAAGCTCGAAGACCTCGCGGCGGCGTCGAAGATCGAACTCAGACCGGTGATCGAGGCCGAAGGCCGTGAGGCGGTCCGCGAGATCGTCGCCTCGGGCGCCGGAATCGGCTTCGTCTCGGCAGCCGAGTTCGGCCAGGATTCGCGGCTGGTGCCGATCACCATCGACGCCCCCGAGACCCTGATGGACGAAGCGCTGATCTGCCTGCGCGAACGCAGCGGCGGCAAGCTGGTGCGCGCCTTTCTCGACATGGCAAGGTCGATGTCGGCCGATTAG
- a CDS encoding GcvT family protein, with translation MANQFPTQARVVIVGGGIIGCSVAYHLTKLGWTDVVLLEQGQLSGGTTWHAAGLVGQLRSHSNMTSLIRYSTQLYSELEAETGLATGWKNCGSLSVARTADRMTVLKRTAASARAQGVEIDVISAKEAGDLWPVMATDDLVGAVWLPGDGKANPTDLTQSLAKGARNRGAKIFERVKVTGICIKNGVACGVETDRGNIAAEIVVNCAGQWARKVGLMCGVSVPLHSAEHMYIVTGRIEGVHPDLPVMRDPDGFIYFKEEVGGLVMGGFEPHAKPWGMNGIPENFEFALLPDDWDQFEILMENALVRVPQLAQAEVKKFYNGPESFTPDNNFILGEAPELKNFYVGAGFNSMGIASAGGAGRALAEWIVNSAPTMDLWPVDIRRFASFNNNPRWLHDRVKETLGLHYAMPWPNRELDTARPFRRSPLYDRLAAKGACFGSKMGWERANWFAAPGEKAENDYAFGCQNWHEAVRREMKATREAIAIFDQTSFAKLLVQGRDACAVLNRICAGNVDVSVGTSVYTGVLNTRGGYESDLTVMRLAAEKFLIVTGSAQAVHDADWIVKNIPSDAHAVLTDVTSSYAVLALMGPRSRDLLGKLSSADFSNTGFPFSTIREIDIGYATAYANRMTYVGELGWELIVPTEFAVGVYEALHEAGREFELLDAGYYALDALRIEKGFRAWGRELTPDISPWQAGLGFAVAMDKPGGFIGRDALLEAKTSAAPARRVVLFTLDDAEPMLWGGELILRDGKPVGEVRSAAYGHTLGRSVALGLIEHEAGVDGAFLTGGRFEIDLAGVRHAATAHLRSPYDPKSERVKADVPEIRIAA, from the coding sequence ATGGCAAACCAATTCCCCACTCAAGCGCGCGTCGTTATCGTTGGCGGCGGCATCATTGGCTGTTCGGTTGCCTATCACCTGACCAAGCTCGGCTGGACCGATGTCGTTTTGCTTGAGCAAGGCCAACTCAGCGGCGGCACCACCTGGCATGCCGCCGGCCTTGTCGGGCAGCTGCGCAGCCATTCCAACATGACCAGCCTGATCCGATATTCGACGCAGCTCTACAGTGAGTTGGAGGCCGAGACGGGGCTCGCCACCGGCTGGAAGAATTGCGGCTCGCTGTCGGTGGCGCGCACCGCTGACCGCATGACCGTGCTGAAGCGCACGGCCGCGTCGGCGCGCGCTCAAGGGGTCGAGATCGACGTGATTTCGGCGAAGGAAGCCGGCGACCTATGGCCGGTGATGGCGACGGACGATCTGGTTGGGGCTGTCTGGTTGCCCGGAGACGGCAAGGCCAACCCCACGGATCTGACGCAATCGCTGGCCAAGGGTGCGCGCAACCGCGGCGCGAAGATATTCGAGCGGGTCAAGGTCACCGGGATCTGCATCAAGAATGGCGTCGCCTGCGGTGTCGAGACGGATCGTGGAAACATCGCCGCCGAGATTGTCGTCAATTGCGCTGGCCAATGGGCGCGCAAGGTTGGCCTGATGTGCGGCGTCTCGGTGCCGCTGCATTCGGCCGAGCATATGTACATCGTCACCGGCAGGATCGAAGGCGTGCATCCGGATTTGCCCGTCATGCGCGACCCCGACGGCTTCATCTACTTCAAGGAAGAGGTCGGCGGCCTGGTGATGGGTGGCTTCGAACCGCATGCCAAGCCATGGGGCATGAACGGCATTCCCGAAAATTTCGAGTTCGCACTGCTGCCGGACGACTGGGACCAGTTCGAGATCCTGATGGAAAACGCGTTGGTCCGCGTGCCGCAATTGGCGCAGGCTGAGGTCAAGAAATTCTACAACGGCCCTGAGAGCTTCACACCGGACAACAATTTCATCCTCGGCGAGGCGCCGGAGCTGAAGAATTTCTACGTCGGCGCCGGCTTCAACTCGATGGGCATCGCCAGTGCCGGCGGCGCGGGCAGGGCGCTGGCCGAATGGATCGTCAACAGCGCGCCGACCATGGATCTGTGGCCGGTAGACATCAGGCGCTTCGCCTCGTTCAACAACAATCCGCGCTGGCTGCATGACCGCGTGAAAGAGACGCTCGGCCTGCACTACGCCATGCCGTGGCCGAACCGCGAACTGGATACGGCACGGCCCTTCCGCCGTTCACCGCTCTATGACCGGCTGGCTGCCAAGGGCGCCTGCTTCGGTTCCAAGATGGGCTGGGAGCGTGCTAACTGGTTCGCGGCACCGGGCGAGAAGGCCGAGAACGACTACGCCTTCGGCTGCCAGAACTGGCACGAGGCCGTCAGGCGCGAGATGAAGGCGACGCGTGAAGCGATCGCCATCTTCGACCAGACCTCCTTCGCCAAGCTCCTCGTCCAGGGCCGCGATGCCTGTGCCGTGCTCAACCGGATCTGCGCCGGCAATGTCGATGTATCGGTCGGCACGTCCGTCTACACAGGCGTGCTCAATACGCGCGGCGGCTACGAGAGCGATCTCACCGTGATGCGGCTTGCCGCAGAAAAATTCCTCATCGTCACCGGTTCCGCGCAAGCGGTCCACGACGCCGACTGGATCGTCAAGAACATCCCGTCCGATGCCCATGCGGTCCTGACCGACGTCACCTCGTCCTATGCGGTGTTGGCCCTGATGGGGCCGCGCTCGCGCGATCTGCTCGGCAAACTGTCGTCGGCGGATTTCTCCAATACCGGCTTTCCCTTCTCCACCATTCGTGAGATCGATATCGGCTACGCCACCGCCTACGCCAACCGCATGACCTATGTCGGCGAACTCGGCTGGGAACTGATCGTGCCGACCGAATTCGCCGTTGGCGTCTACGAGGCGCTGCATGAGGCCGGCCGCGAATTCGAACTGCTAGACGCCGGCTACTACGCGCTCGATGCCTTGCGCATCGAAAAGGGTTTTCGCGCTTGGGGCCGCGAACTGACACCCGACATCAGCCCCTGGCAAGCCGGGCTTGGTTTTGCCGTTGCCATGGACAAACCGGGCGGCTTCATCGGCCGTGATGCGCTGCTCGAGGCAAAGACTTCGGCGGCGCCGGCCAGGCGCGTCGTGCTGTTCACCCTCGACGATGCCGAGCCAATGCTGTGGGGTGGCGAGTTGATCCTGCGCGACGGCAAACCGGTTGGCGAAGTCCGTTCCGCTGCCTATGGCCACACGCTTGGCCGCTCGGTGGCGCTCGGACTGATCGAGCATGAAGCCGGCGTCGATGGCGCTTTCCTTACCGGTGGCCGTTTCGAGATCGACCTTGCCGGCGTGCGCCATGCCGCGACAGCGCACCTGCGCAGTCCCTACGATCCGAAGTCGGAGCGGGTGAAGGCGGATGTGCCGGAGATCAGGATCGCCGCCTAA
- a CDS encoding DeoR/GlpR family DNA-binding transcription regulator: MSPVSRLPARALAPRRHDEIFRRLSAQGSVSVAELAEFFDISRETIRRDLKLLSDQGRLGIVHGGAARFEPSEPAMSLRSQENAGGKAAIGKAAAGLVRDGMVVFLDSGTTTLAVAQAMAGLRDLTICTASLKIALHLCHIPGMRVHMLGGEIDPGEEAASGVDTLDAMARFRVDIAFLGGGALSPDGEVTDFTRAGAEQRGRMIALAGKAYFVIDSSKFGKLTPLRIPNFDRAAGVIVDANPEPTLVEALLQKGPELIVATLM; encoded by the coding sequence ATGTCTCCCGTCAGCCGCCTGCCGGCGCGCGCCCTTGCCCCGCGCCGCCACGATGAAATTTTCAGGCGGCTGAGCGCACAGGGTTCCGTCAGTGTCGCCGAGCTGGCCGAGTTCTTCGATATTTCGCGCGAAACCATCCGTCGTGACCTGAAGTTGCTTTCGGACCAGGGCAGGCTCGGCATCGTACATGGCGGGGCCGCTCGCTTCGAACCGAGCGAACCGGCGATGAGCCTGCGCAGCCAGGAAAATGCCGGTGGCAAGGCGGCGATTGGCAAAGCGGCCGCCGGCCTGGTCAGGGATGGGATGGTGGTCTTCCTCGATTCCGGCACCACCACCTTGGCCGTCGCGCAGGCCATGGCCGGACTGCGCGATCTCACCATCTGCACCGCCAGCCTGAAGATTGCGCTGCATCTTTGCCATATCCCTGGCATGCGCGTGCATATGCTGGGCGGCGAAATCGATCCGGGTGAGGAGGCGGCTTCCGGCGTCGACACGCTCGATGCCATGGCCCGCTTTCGCGTCGACATCGCCTTTCTCGGCGGCGGTGCCCTGTCGCCGGACGGCGAGGTGACCGACTTCACCCGCGCCGGGGCCGAGCAGCGCGGCCGCATGATCGCGCTCGCCGGCAAGGCCTATTTCGTGATCGACAGCAGCAAGTTCGGCAAGCTGACACCGCTCCGGATTCCGAATTTCGACCGCGCTGCCGGCGTGATCGTCGATGCCAACCCCGAACCAACCCTTGTCGAGGCGCTTTTGCAAAAAGGGCCTGAGCTCATCGTTGCGACTTTGATGTGA